Proteins from a genomic interval of Xanthomonas sp. AM6:
- a CDS encoding chorismate mutase → MPASVPVLLIRALTALLAGAALAGCAMPARSATPIEPLLDRIVERNAIGDQVALSKWDSGKPVLDAAREAAVLAGVRAQAAAHGVDADDAARFFGMQIESNKLVQYQLLAQWRLRGYAPDRPRPDLAALRTRLDQLQGEMLDALQASAAARQAPDCPVATARAAEAYALRRRLDQVHRTALVRSLGDFCR, encoded by the coding sequence ATGCCCGCTTCCGTCCCCGTCCTGCTCATCCGCGCGTTGACCGCGCTGTTGGCCGGCGCCGCCCTGGCGGGCTGCGCGATGCCTGCGCGCAGCGCCACGCCGATCGAGCCGCTGCTCGACCGCATCGTCGAGCGCAACGCGATCGGCGACCAGGTCGCGTTGAGCAAGTGGGACAGCGGCAAGCCCGTGCTGGACGCCGCGCGCGAGGCCGCGGTGCTGGCCGGCGTGCGTGCGCAGGCGGCGGCGCATGGCGTGGACGCGGACGACGCGGCGCGCTTCTTCGGCATGCAGATCGAGTCCAACAAGCTGGTGCAGTACCAGCTGCTGGCGCAATGGCGGCTGCGCGGCTACGCGCCGGACCGGCCGCGCCCGGACCTGGCGGCGCTGCGCACGCGCCTGGACCAGTTGCAGGGCGAGATGCTGGACGCCTTGCAGGCCAGCGCCGCGGCGCGGCAGGCGCCGGACTGTCCGGTTGCAACCGCGCGCGCCGCCGAGGCCTATGCGCTGCGCCGGCGGCTGGACCAGGTCCACCGCACCGCGCTGGTGCGCAGCCTGGGCGATTTCTGCCGCTGA
- a CDS encoding F0F1 ATP synthase subunit epsilon, producing MSTIRCDIVSAEHEIYHGEATLVVATGELGELGIAPKHAPLITRLKPGKVVVTTASGEQLDFAISGGILEVQPQVVTILADTAIRAQDIDEASVRKAKEDAERMLANRGEGIDVAEAQAKLAEVTAQLQALERLRKNLKH from the coding sequence ATGAGCACCATCCGTTGCGACATCGTCAGCGCCGAGCACGAGATCTACCACGGTGAAGCGACCCTGGTGGTCGCCACCGGCGAGCTGGGCGAGCTGGGCATCGCGCCCAAGCACGCGCCGCTGATCACCCGGCTCAAGCCCGGCAAGGTGGTGGTGACCACCGCCAGCGGCGAGCAGCTGGATTTCGCCATTTCCGGCGGCATCCTCGAGGTGCAGCCGCAGGTGGTGACCATCCTGGCCGACACCGCGATCCGCGCGCAGGACATCGACGAGGCGTCGGTGCGCAAGGCCAAGGAAGACGCCGAGCGCATGCTGGCCAACCGCGGCGAAGGCATCGACGTGGCCGAGGCGCAGGCCAAGCTGGCGGAAGTCACCGCGCAGCTGCAGGCGCTGGAGCGCCTGCGCAAGAACCTCAAGCACTGA
- the atpD gene encoding F0F1 ATP synthase subunit beta: MSQGKIVQIIGAVVDVEFARADVPKIYDALKVEGTAITLEVQQQLGDGIVRTIALGSTDGLKRNLVASNTGRAISVPVGPGTLGRIMDVLGRPIDEAGDVQATDHWEIHRAAPSYEDQSSATELLETGIKVIDLMCPFAKGGKVGLFGGAGVGKTVNMMELINNIAKAHSGLSVFAGVGERTREGNDFYHEMKDSNVLDKVAMVYGQMNEPPGNRLRVALTGLTMAEYFRDEKDASGKGKDVLLFVDNIYRYTLAGTEVSALLGRMPSAVGYQPTLAEEMGVLQERITSTKTGSITSIQAVYVPADDYTDPSPATTFAHLDSTVALSRSIASLGIYPAVDPLDSTSRMMDPNVIGHEHYDTARRVQMTLQKYKELKDIIAILGMDELSEEDKQSVSRARKIERFFSQPFHVAEVFTGSPGKYVSLKDTIRGFKGIVDGEYDHLPEQAFYMVGSIEEAVEKAKKMAEKA, from the coding sequence AAGGTCGAAGGCACGGCCATCACGCTGGAAGTGCAGCAGCAGCTGGGCGACGGCATCGTGCGCACCATCGCGCTCGGCTCCACCGACGGCCTCAAGCGCAACCTGGTGGCGTCCAACACCGGCCGCGCGATCTCGGTGCCGGTCGGCCCGGGCACGCTGGGCCGGATCATGGACGTGCTGGGCCGCCCGATCGACGAGGCCGGCGACGTGCAGGCCACCGACCATTGGGAAATCCACCGCGCCGCGCCGAGCTACGAAGACCAGTCCTCGGCCACCGAGCTGCTGGAAACCGGCATCAAGGTCATCGACCTGATGTGCCCGTTCGCCAAGGGCGGCAAGGTCGGCCTGTTCGGCGGCGCCGGCGTCGGCAAGACCGTCAACATGATGGAGCTGATCAACAACATCGCCAAGGCGCACAGCGGTCTGTCCGTGTTCGCCGGCGTGGGCGAGCGTACCCGCGAGGGCAACGACTTCTACCACGAGATGAAGGACTCCAACGTCCTGGACAAGGTGGCGATGGTGTACGGCCAGATGAACGAGCCGCCGGGCAACCGCCTGCGCGTCGCGCTGACCGGCCTGACCATGGCCGAGTACTTCCGCGATGAGAAGGACGCCTCGGGCAAGGGCAAGGACGTGCTGCTGTTCGTCGACAACATCTACCGCTACACCCTGGCCGGTACCGAAGTGTCGGCGCTGCTGGGCCGCATGCCGTCGGCGGTGGGCTACCAGCCGACCCTGGCCGAGGAAATGGGCGTGCTGCAGGAGCGCATCACCTCGACCAAGACCGGCTCGATCACCTCGATCCAGGCCGTGTACGTGCCCGCGGACGACTACACCGACCCGTCGCCGGCGACCACCTTCGCCCACCTCGACTCGACCGTCGCGCTGTCGCGCAGCATCGCCTCGCTGGGCATCTACCCGGCGGTGGATCCGCTGGATTCGACCTCGCGCATGATGGATCCGAACGTGATCGGCCATGAGCACTACGACACCGCGCGTCGCGTGCAGATGACCCTGCAGAAGTACAAGGAACTGAAGGACATCATCGCGATCCTGGGCATGGATGAACTGTCCGAAGAGGACAAGCAGTCGGTGTCGCGCGCGCGCAAGATCGAGCGCTTCTTCAGCCAGCCGTTCCACGTGGCCGAAGTGTTCACCGGCTCGCCCGGCAAGTACGTGTCGCTGAAGGACACCATCCGCGGCTTCAAGGGCATCGTCGACGGCGAATACGACCACCTGCCGGAGCAGGCGTTCTACATGGTCGGCAGCATCGAAGAAGCGGTCGAGAAGGCCAAGAAGATGGCCGAGAAGGCGTAA